One window of the Papaver somniferum cultivar HN1 unplaced genomic scaffold, ASM357369v1 unplaced-scaffold_115, whole genome shotgun sequence genome contains the following:
- the LOC113329199 gene encoding uncharacterized protein LOC113329199, with amino-acid sequence MDEYETCIFGLRASLELSVKKLEVCGDSLLIVNQIQKVWKIKEEKIVPYHECLMKLVDKFDCITFHHLYRDKNQFANALAALASLIPIPRYSTVKPIEVARREQPAYCYAVEIEAELPDGDPWYLDIQKYLEE; translated from the coding sequence ATGGATGAATATGAAACATGCATTTTTGGATTGAGAGCTTCCTTAGAATTATCAGTCAAGAAGTTAGAGGTATGTGGAGATTCTTTGCTGATTGTCAACCAAATACAGAAAGTCTGGAAGATCAAGGAAGAAAAGATAGTTCCATACCATGAATGCCTCATGAAGCTGGTGGATAAGTTTGATTGcattacttttcatcatctttataGAGACAAGAATCAGTTTGCAAATGCATTAGCTGCTTTAGCATCACTAATCCCGATCCCAAGATATTCCACGGTCAAACCCATCGAGGTGGCACGAAGAGAGCAACCAGCTTACTGTTATGCGGTTGAGATTGAAGCAGAATTGCCAGACGGAGACCCATGGTATCTAGATATCCAAAAATACTTAGAGGAATGA